One part of the Silurus meridionalis isolate SWU-2019-XX chromosome 26, ASM1480568v1, whole genome shotgun sequence genome encodes these proteins:
- the slc26a11 gene encoding LOW QUALITY PROTEIN: sodium-independent sulfate anion transporter (The sequence of the model RefSeq protein was modified relative to this genomic sequence to represent the inferred CDS: inserted 1 base in 1 codon) produces the protein MRRNSEFHHVTNQHRTERNMMAETLRRGLARCCSVATLRSRLPVLTWLPAYRLMWLKMDVLAGLTVGLTAIPQALAYAEVAGLPVQYGLYSSFIGGFVYCVFGTSRDITLGPTAIMSLLCLLYVRGDPVYAVVLTLLCGIIQISMAILRLGFLLDFISFPVIKGFTCAAAVTIGFGQVKNILGVKDIPQQFFLQVYYTFQKLPEARVGDVILGLSCFCFLTMMMKMKSSLDSLEDNTFLVVKMSQGLVWTLATIRNALVVIAATCVAYSAEVMGHSFFTLTGKTAEGLPPFSAPPLSEMTANGTTVSFSEIVKDMGGGLAVIPLMGVLESIAIAKAFGSKNNYRIDANQELFAIGLTNILGSFVSAYPVTGSFGRTAVNSQTGVCTPAGGIVTSTVVLLSLAFLMPMFSFIPKASLAAVIICAVAPMIELGVPPHIWRVRKLDLLPFSVTFLLSFWEVQYGIVGGVLISGFMLLYLMARPELKVTDHGVLVMELEXGLHFPAIEHFSDFLRTRALHVSPPQCVLLDCQHVSSIDYTVVNEVQDLLKQFKLHGVSLVFSGLKCSVLKVLLAADLPGFIHTDNVEAGLQILISGPDSDYTPLLQSASRS, from the exons ATGAGGAGGAACTCGGAATTCCACCATGTGACAAACCAACACCGA ACGGAGAGAAACATGATGGCGGAGACTCTGAGACGAGGTTTGGCGAGATGCTGCTCGGTGGCGACGCTGCGCTCTCGTCTCCCCGTCCTCACGTGGCTGCCGGCGTACCGCTTGATGTGGCTGAAGATGGACGTGCTGGCTGGACTCACCGTGGGACTGACCGCCATACCTCAGGCCCTGGCCTACGCCGAGGTGGCCGGATTACCTGTGCAG tacGGTCTGTACTCGTCCTTCATTGGGGGGTTTGTTTACTGTGTGTTCGGGACGTCGAGGGACATCACCCTGGGTCCGACTGCCATCATGTCTCTGCTGTGTCTGTTGTACGTCAGAGGAGACCCCGTGTACGCTGTGGTACTGACTCTGCTGTGTGGAATCATCCAGATCTCCATGGCGATACTCCGACTCG GTTTCCTCCTGGACTTTATTTCCTTTCCTGTGATAAAAGGCTTCACCTGTGCAGCGGCAGTGACCATTGGTTTTGGACAGGTCAAA aacattCTGGGGGTGAAGGACATCCCACAGCAGTTCTTTCTGCAGGTCTACTACACTTTCCAGAAACTACCTGAGGCCAG GGTTGGAGACGTGATCCTGGGCTTGTCCTGTTTCTGCTTTCtgacaatgatgatgaagatgaagagttCTCTGGACTCTTTGGAGGACAACACATTTCTTGTAGTGAAGATGTCTCAGGGTTTGGTGTGGACACTTGCCACCA tcCGAAATGCTCTGGTCGTCATAGCAGCGACATGTGTGGCGTACTCTGCCGAGGTCATGGGTCACAGTTTCTTCACCCTCACAGGGAAAACAGCTGAAGGGCTGCCACCTTTCTCAGCCCCGCCCCTCTCAGAGATGACAGCCAATGGGACGACCGTATCGTTCAGCGAGATTGTGAAG GATATGGGAGGCGGTTTAGCTGTTATACCGCTGATGGGCGTCCTGGAGAGCATCGCTATTGCTAAAGCGTTCG gaagtaAAAATAATTACCGCATTGATGCTAACCAGGAACTCTTTGCCATTG gACTTACCAACATCCTGGGATCATTTGTCTCTGCATATCCCGTCACAGGCAgctttggaag AACTGCTGTAAACTCTCAGACTGGAGTGTGTACACCAGCGGGAGGCATAGTcacaa GTACAGTAGTCCTCCTCTCTCTGGCCTTCCTCATGCCGATGTTCTCCTTCATCCCCAAAGCGTCTCTGGCGGCCGTCATTATCTGCGCTGTGGCTCCGATGATCGAGCTCGGTGTTCCTCCACACATCTGGAGAGTCCGAA AGTTGGACCTGCTGCCATTCTCCGTCACCTTCCTGCTCAGTTTCTGGGAGGTGCAGTACGGCATTGTGGGAGGTGTCCTCATCTCAGGGTTCATGCTGCTGTATCTGATGGCCAGACCTGAGCTGAAG GTAACAGATCATGGAGTTCTGGTGATGGAGTTGG GTGGACTCCATTTTCCTGCCATTGAGCACTTCAGTGATTTCTTGCGCACACGTGCACTACACg tctCTCCTCCTCAGTGTGTGCTGTTAGATTGTCAGCATGTCAGTAGTATAGACTACACAGTGGTGAATGAAGTGCAAGATCTCCTGAAGCAGTTTAAGCTCCATGGTGTCTCTCTGGTCTTCTCAGGTTTAAAG TGTTCGGTGCTGAAGGTCTTATTAGCAGCAGACCTTCCAGGCTTCATACACACAGACAACGTGGAGGCGGGACTTCAGATCCTAATCAGCGGCCCGGACTCTGACTACACCCCTCTCCTCCAATCAGCATCGAGATCATAG
- the sgsh gene encoding N-sulphoglucosamine sulphohydrolase isoform X2 — protein sequence MRGCGTDDAGFETEVYNNTVVRTPHLNALAGRGVVFRNAFTSVSSCSPSRSTILTGLPQHQNGMYGLHQGVHHFNSFDSVQSLPLLLQQSNIHTGIIGKKHVGPSSVFPFDFAYTEENGSVLQVGRNITRIKLLVRKFLQEHKEEEERRRRGGGGARPFFLYVAFHDPHRCGHSQPQYGSFCEKFGNGESGMGRIPDWKPQHYTPEQVKVPYFVPDTPAARADLAAQYTTVSRLDQGIGLVLQELRDAGFENDTLVMYSSDNGIPFPNGRTNLYDSGVSEPMIISSPEHRERWGQTSDAYVSLLDITPTLLDWFSVPYPPYSLSGVSPVHLSGRSLLPALSFEPVWDTAYSSQSLHEATMYYPMRSVRRGRFVLLHNLNYRSPFPIDQDLYVSPTFQDLLQRTRAGTPTGWFKTLRQYYYRERWELYDTHSDPAEQNNLASDPAYKDVLELLKEQLLKWQWETEDPWVCAPDAVLEDKMEPKCRPLYNEL from the exons ATGCGCGGATGcggaa CCGATGATGCCGGGTTCGAGACGGAGGTCTACAACAACACGGTGGTCCGAACCCCTCACCTGAACGCTCTGGCTGGACGCGGCGTCGTTTTCCGGAACGCCTTCACCTCGGTCAGTAGCTGCTCTCCCAGCCGCTCCACCATCCTCACCGGATTACCACAG CACCAGAACGGGATGTACGGCCTTCATCAGGGCGTGCACCACTTTAACTCGTTCGACAGCGTGCAGAGTCTCCCGCTGTTACTCCAACAATCCAACATCCACACCG GCATCATCGGGAAGAAGCACGTTGGTCCGAGCTCGGTGTTCCCCTTCGACTTCGCCTACACCGAGGAGAACGGCTCGGTCCTGCAGGTGGGACGCAACATCACCCGGATCAAACTGCTGGTCCGGAAGTTTCTGCAGGAACacaaagaggaggaggagaggagaagaagaggaggaggaggagctcgTCCCTTCTTTCTATACGTGGCGTTTCACGACCCTCATCGATGCGGCCACTCGCAGCCTCAGTATGGCTCATTCTGTGAGAAGTTCGGGAACGGAGAGAGCGGAATGGGGAGGATTCCCGACTGGAAGCCGCAGCACTACACACCCGAGCAGGTCAAG gtGCCGTATTTCGTCCCGGACACTCCGGCCGCTCGGGCCGATCTCGCGGCTCAGTACACCACCGTCAGCCGTCTGGACCAGG GTATTGGTTTGGTCCTGCAGGAGCTGAGGGACGCCGGGTTCGAGAACGACACGCTGGTGATGTACAGCTCTGATAACGGAATCCCGTTTCCCAACGGACGAACCAACCTGTACGACTCGGGCGTGTCCGAACCCATGATCATCTCCTCACCTGAACACCGAGAGCGCTGGGGACAGACGAGTGACGCCTACGTCAGCCTCctgg ACATCACTCCCACTCTGCTGGACTGGTTCTCGGTGCCGTATCCTCCCTACAGCCTGAGCGGCGTGTCTCCGGTCCACCTCTCGGGTCGCTCCCTTCTCCCCGCGCTGTCCTTCGAGCCCGTCTGGGACACGGCGTACTCCAGTCAGAGTCTGCATGAGGCCACCATGTACTACCCGATGCGCTCGGTGAGGCGCGGCCGCTTCGTCCTGCTGCACAACCTGAACTACCGCTCGCCTTTCCCCATCGACCAGGACCTGTACGTCTCGCCCACCTTCCAGGACCTGCTGCAGAGGACGCGGGCGGGCACGCCCACCGGCTGGTTCAAGACCCTGAGGCAGTATTACTACAGGGAGCGCTGGGAGCTGTACGACACGCACTCGGACCCGGCCGAGCAGAATAACCTGGCCTCGGATCCTGCGTACAAAGATGTTCTGGAGCTCCTGAAGGAGCAGCTCCTCAAGTGGCAGTGGGAGACGGAGGATCCGTGGGTGTGCGCTCCGGACGCCGTGCTCGAGGACAAGATGGAGCCCAAGTGCAGACCTCTTTACAACGAGCTGTGA
- the sgsh gene encoding N-sulphoglucosamine sulphohydrolase isoform X1 yields the protein MKAEMSACVWRRAALLLLLCAVGECGRNALLIIADDAGFETEVYNNTVVRTPHLNALAGRGVVFRNAFTSVSSCSPSRSTILTGLPQHQNGMYGLHQGVHHFNSFDSVQSLPLLLQQSNIHTGIIGKKHVGPSSVFPFDFAYTEENGSVLQVGRNITRIKLLVRKFLQEHKEEEERRRRGGGGARPFFLYVAFHDPHRCGHSQPQYGSFCEKFGNGESGMGRIPDWKPQHYTPEQVKVPYFVPDTPAARADLAAQYTTVSRLDQGIGLVLQELRDAGFENDTLVMYSSDNGIPFPNGRTNLYDSGVSEPMIISSPEHRERWGQTSDAYVSLLDITPTLLDWFSVPYPPYSLSGVSPVHLSGRSLLPALSFEPVWDTAYSSQSLHEATMYYPMRSVRRGRFVLLHNLNYRSPFPIDQDLYVSPTFQDLLQRTRAGTPTGWFKTLRQYYYRERWELYDTHSDPAEQNNLASDPAYKDVLELLKEQLLKWQWETEDPWVCAPDAVLEDKMEPKCRPLYNEL from the exons ATGAAGGCGGAAATGAGCGCGTGTGTGTGGCGCAGAGCTGCGCTGCTGCTCCTGCTGTGTGCGGTGGGGGAATGCGGGAGAAATGCGCTGCTCATCATCG CCGATGATGCCGGGTTCGAGACGGAGGTCTACAACAACACGGTGGTCCGAACCCCTCACCTGAACGCTCTGGCTGGACGCGGCGTCGTTTTCCGGAACGCCTTCACCTCGGTCAGTAGCTGCTCTCCCAGCCGCTCCACCATCCTCACCGGATTACCACAG CACCAGAACGGGATGTACGGCCTTCATCAGGGCGTGCACCACTTTAACTCGTTCGACAGCGTGCAGAGTCTCCCGCTGTTACTCCAACAATCCAACATCCACACCG GCATCATCGGGAAGAAGCACGTTGGTCCGAGCTCGGTGTTCCCCTTCGACTTCGCCTACACCGAGGAGAACGGCTCGGTCCTGCAGGTGGGACGCAACATCACCCGGATCAAACTGCTGGTCCGGAAGTTTCTGCAGGAACacaaagaggaggaggagaggagaagaagaggaggaggaggagctcgTCCCTTCTTTCTATACGTGGCGTTTCACGACCCTCATCGATGCGGCCACTCGCAGCCTCAGTATGGCTCATTCTGTGAGAAGTTCGGGAACGGAGAGAGCGGAATGGGGAGGATTCCCGACTGGAAGCCGCAGCACTACACACCCGAGCAGGTCAAG gtGCCGTATTTCGTCCCGGACACTCCGGCCGCTCGGGCCGATCTCGCGGCTCAGTACACCACCGTCAGCCGTCTGGACCAGG GTATTGGTTTGGTCCTGCAGGAGCTGAGGGACGCCGGGTTCGAGAACGACACGCTGGTGATGTACAGCTCTGATAACGGAATCCCGTTTCCCAACGGACGAACCAACCTGTACGACTCGGGCGTGTCCGAACCCATGATCATCTCCTCACCTGAACACCGAGAGCGCTGGGGACAGACGAGTGACGCCTACGTCAGCCTCctgg ACATCACTCCCACTCTGCTGGACTGGTTCTCGGTGCCGTATCCTCCCTACAGCCTGAGCGGCGTGTCTCCGGTCCACCTCTCGGGTCGCTCCCTTCTCCCCGCGCTGTCCTTCGAGCCCGTCTGGGACACGGCGTACTCCAGTCAGAGTCTGCATGAGGCCACCATGTACTACCCGATGCGCTCGGTGAGGCGCGGCCGCTTCGTCCTGCTGCACAACCTGAACTACCGCTCGCCTTTCCCCATCGACCAGGACCTGTACGTCTCGCCCACCTTCCAGGACCTGCTGCAGAGGACGCGGGCGGGCACGCCCACCGGCTGGTTCAAGACCCTGAGGCAGTATTACTACAGGGAGCGCTGGGAGCTGTACGACACGCACTCGGACCCGGCCGAGCAGAATAACCTGGCCTCGGATCCTGCGTACAAAGATGTTCTGGAGCTCCTGAAGGAGCAGCTCCTCAAGTGGCAGTGGGAGACGGAGGATCCGTGGGTGTGCGCTCCGGACGCCGTGCTCGAGGACAAGATGGAGCCCAAGTGCAGACCTCTTTACAACGAGCTGTGA
- the npb gene encoding neuropeptide B has product MMMMMVMPMRRRCAPQRSVRSVVMLAAVAVLLTCSPADAWYKQATGPSYYSVGRASGLLSGIRRSPYVRRSDPESALDAGESTGNSVVPELSARHTPVLKNMAICIKDISPNLQSCELMQDGWNTFRCRAEVLLALDSLDCLVA; this is encoded by the exons atgatgatgatgatggtgatgccGATGAGGAGGAGGTGCGCGCCGCAGAGGTCCGTGAGGTCCGTCGTGATGCTCGCGGCCGTCGCCGTGCTGCTCACGTGCAGTCCCGCAGACGCGTGGTACAAACAGGCCACTGGTCCGAGCTACTACTCCGTGGGCAGAGCCTCGGGCTTGCTGTCCGGCATCCGCAGGTCTCCGTACGTCCGCAGGTCCGACCCGGAGTCCGCTCTAGACGCGGGAGAGAGCACCGGAAACAGCGTGGTGCCCGAGCTGAGCGCGAGACACACGCCGGTCCTCAAGAACATG gcCATCTGCATCAAGGACATTTCTCCGAACCTCCAGAGCTGTGAGTTGATGCAGGACGGCTGGAACACGTTCCGGTGCAGGGCGGAGGTTCTGCTGGCGCTCGACTCGCTCGACTGCTTGGTGGCGTGA